GTCGAAAGATCCACGGTCTTGCCTGCAATGCTGGTGGTCTCCCAGACCTCTTTGCGTTCCTTTTTTTTCAGGCTGGCTTTAAGGATTTTCTGCTGATCTTCCGGGTACAGAAAGGCCACGTAGGGAGTGTGTCCCTTGCGCCGGGAAACCAGTTTCAAGTGATAGGTACGGCGGTCGGTGGTGATGACCGCGCTGGTCACCAGTCCGGCATCAAGGGGCTTGATAATGAGGTGGGTGCGTTCCCGGCCCGGCATGCCGGATCGGCCCACAACCACCATCCAGCGAGCGGTGTCTCCGATGATGACGTCATTGACGTTTTCACCGGGCTGGAGTTCAAGGTCCGAGGCCATGAGTGGGGAGCAGATAAGGGTCGGCAGGGTCGCGCCGTAAACGTAAACAACCTTGCCGTTGCTCTGCATGATCGGCTTGATTTTGCGGTTCATCCATTCCCGCGAGAGCTTGAGTGCTGCCCACTCCTTGCTGTTCAGGGGAATGTCTTTTTTGCTGATGTAATCCGGTGCTGGCAGCGGCGCGGCCCATGCCGTGCAGACGCTGATAAGCACAAGGAATATTGAGAGAAGAGTCTGTCTCATTGTGTCTCCTATTGTTCAAGAAGTTTCGCCCAGGAGAGTTCTGTGACGTAAACGCCCGCAGGGTTCCTGATAATCTGGCTGTCTGTTGTTGGTGGGGAGATGCGGACCTTGAGGGTCGCTTCATATTTGGTGCTGGAAACGGCTACGCCTGAATGGTTGCGCACGGTTTCCAGCCATTCGATACGCCAGCTCTCGGAGCTGACCGGCAGCGGGATGCCCTTGATGTCGATTTCCACAAGGGTTTTCTGTCCCCGCTGGTAAGGGTTATGGGTTTTGTACCAACCCTTGGTGGCACCTCTGGCCGCGCCGACCACAAAGGAGGACATGCGCCGGACCATTTTTTTCTGGAGTCCGATGTCTGCGGTGACGG
This genomic interval from Desulfovibrio sp. JC010 contains the following:
- the trbG gene encoding P-type conjugative transfer protein TrbG, with translation MRQTLLSIFLVLISVCTAWAAPLPAPDYISKKDIPLNSKEWAALKLSREWMNRKIKPIMQSNGKVVYVYGATLPTLICSPLMASDLELQPGENVNDVIIGDTARWMVVVGRSGMPGRERTHLIIKPLDAGLVTSAVITTDRRTYHLKLVSRRKGHTPYVAFLYPEDQQKILKASLKKKERKEVWETTSIAGKTVDLSTLDFSYAISGDDASWKPMRVYNDGIRTFIQLPRTSTRTEIPVLLVEKAGQEAIVNYRVKGNAMIVDEIFEKAILVAGTGTDQAKVEINRIEVTK
- a CDS encoding type IV secretion system protein → MPKNRPNSAYLAAKEEWFERYASYIKSRNQWRFAALIMALTVCLSLCVNIVQAVQNKVVPYVVEVDKLGQSVAVKRADQAGPVSKRIIQAEIANLITNWRTVTADIGLQKKMVRRMSSFVVGAARGATKGWYKTHNPYQRGQKTLVEIDIKGIPLPVSSESWRIEWLETVRNHSGVAVSSTKYEATLKVRISPPTTDSQIIRNPAGVYVTELSWAKLLEQ